One region of Mucilaginibacter gotjawali genomic DNA includes:
- a CDS encoding glutamine synthetase family protein — protein sequence MNEDQIIAYLKENDIQKIKFAFADIDGVLRGKVIHHKKFIDGLQQGYGFCDVVFGWDSSDTCYDNVQLTGWHTGYPDRPCRIDLDTFRTIPWNEDIPFFLGDFKQENGEDLPACSRSLLKKIAKQCDEMGLHPEFAQEFEWFNFRETPQSVQDKGFAAMETLTPGMFGYSILRTSMEDDFYNDLFNLLMEFNVPLEGLHTETGPGVYEAALMHDHVLAAADKAVLFKTATKEIAYKHGIMATFMAKWNENLPGCSGHIHQSLWDKDQNKNLFYSADGEHNMSELHRQYLAGQLYCLPYILPMYAPTINSYKRLVEGAWAPTTVSWGVDNRTTALRVLHPSEGYTRLETRIPGADTNPYLAMAAALASGLYGIKHQLELKIPATKGNGYKDKSNGSLSSNLFDATTLMKDSALPKELFGEAFVEHFTQTRFWECRQYAKSVTDWELKRYFEII from the coding sequence ATGAACGAAGACCAGATTATAGCCTATCTTAAAGAAAACGACATTCAAAAAATAAAATTCGCTTTTGCTGATATTGATGGCGTTTTGCGCGGTAAGGTGATCCATCATAAAAAGTTTATCGACGGCCTGCAACAGGGCTACGGTTTTTGTGATGTGGTTTTTGGCTGGGACAGCAGCGATACCTGTTATGATAATGTGCAGCTTACCGGCTGGCACACGGGTTACCCTGACAGGCCCTGCCGGATTGATTTGGATACCTTCAGAACGATCCCCTGGAATGAGGATATTCCATTTTTTCTGGGCGATTTTAAACAGGAAAACGGTGAAGATCTTCCGGCCTGCAGCCGCAGTTTGTTAAAAAAAATTGCTAAACAATGTGATGAAATGGGCCTTCACCCGGAGTTTGCGCAGGAATTTGAGTGGTTTAATTTTCGCGAAACGCCACAAAGCGTACAGGATAAAGGTTTTGCAGCTATGGAAACCCTTACCCCGGGGATGTTCGGCTATTCTATTTTACGGACGTCGATGGAGGATGATTTTTATAACGACCTGTTTAACCTGCTGATGGAATTCAACGTTCCGCTGGAAGGGCTGCATACAGAAACGGGGCCTGGCGTTTATGAAGCTGCCCTGATGCACGATCATGTACTTGCCGCGGCTGACAAAGCGGTATTGTTTAAAACCGCAACAAAGGAAATTGCCTACAAACACGGCATCATGGCCACGTTTATGGCAAAATGGAATGAAAACCTGCCGGGATGCAGCGGACATATTCATCAAAGTCTTTGGGATAAGGATCAAAATAAAAATCTTTTTTACAGTGCTGATGGTGAGCATAATATGAGCGAATTACACAGGCAGTATCTTGCCGGTCAGCTGTATTGCCTGCCTTATATCTTGCCCATGTACGCCCCAACTATAAATAGTTATAAACGCCTGGTTGAAGGCGCCTGGGCGCCAACCACGGTTTCATGGGGTGTAGATAACCGTACCACCGCACTGAGGGTTTTGCACCCATCTGAAGGATATACCCGGCTGGAGACACGCATCCCCGGCGCTGATACCAATCCATACCTGGCGATGGCGGCGGCATTGGCATCGGGCTTATATGGCATTAAACATCAACTCGAATTAAAAATACCTGCAACAAAAGGAAACGGCTATAAGGACAAAAGCAACGGCAGCCTTTCATCAAACCTTTTTGATGCCACAACTTTAATGAAGGATTCGGCATTACCAAAAGAACTCTTCGGCGAAGCGTTTGTTGAACATTTTACCCAAACCCGTTTTTGGGAATGCCGGCAATATGCCAAAAGCGTTACCGATTGGGAGTTGAAACGGTATTTTGAAATTATTTGA
- a CDS encoding toxin-antitoxin system YwqK family antitoxin, whose translation MIKKIGLVVLCVCLWFVASAQKPDTTVYYLTNDGRFVPALSDADFLLLVLPPDTNVDKHLFVLQEYYKNGKLRMMGYSKTKTMDLMPEGSQISYFPNGHRMVISNYTNGEPVGDVLEYYPNGKIYNIKSYKKSERPFLKQCFDSTGVMLADSGNGKWMKFSSEGFGKNYVEGPVNNGIDRRVARDRE comes from the coding sequence ATGATTAAAAAAATAGGACTTGTTGTACTATGTGTTTGCTTATGGTTCGTGGCTTCGGCGCAAAAACCAGATACCACAGTTTATTACCTTACAAACGATGGTCGTTTTGTGCCAGCGTTAAGTGACGCAGATTTTTTACTGCTGGTTTTGCCGCCAGATACTAATGTTGACAAGCATTTATTTGTTTTGCAGGAATATTATAAAAACGGAAAGCTGCGGATGATGGGCTATTCAAAAACAAAAACAATGGACCTGATGCCTGAAGGTTCACAAATAAGTTATTTCCCCAATGGACACCGGATGGTTATTAGCAATTATACAAACGGCGAACCCGTTGGCGATGTATTAGAGTACTACCCCAATGGAAAAATATATAACATAAAGAGTTATAAAAAGAGCGAGCGGCCTTTTTTGAAACAATGCTTTGATTCAACAGGAGTGATGCTGGCAGATTCAGGGAACGGGAAATGGATGAAATTTTCAAGCGAGGGATTTGGTAAAAACTATGTGGAAGGCCCGGTTAATAATGGAATAGACAGGCGAGTGGCGCGGGACAGAGAGTGA
- a CDS encoding glutamine synthetase beta-grasp domain-containing protein has protein sequence MATKLEYIWLDGYKPTQSLRSKTKIVSDFGGTLEECPDWSFDGSSTEQAPGGSSDCVLRPVFICKDPGRLDAYLVMCEVLDSTGVAHESNGRATIQDDDNDFWFGFEQEYFLWDPETNKPLGFPAGGYPAPQGPYYCSVGANNAYGREIVEEHLDLCLEAGLNVEGINAEVAAGQWEFQIFAKGAKEAGDQIWVARYLLERVGEAHGVSINWHCKPLGQLDWNGSGMHANFSNTTLRTCGSKDIYDKICEAFRPAVAECIAVYGADNDQRLTGKHETASIHDYSYGVSDRGASIRIPLYTVQKGWKGYLEDRRPNSAADPYKVAAVIIKTVKSAKL, from the coding sequence ATGGCAACTAAACTCGAGTACATTTGGCTTGATGGCTACAAACCCACACAAAGCCTGCGCAGCAAAACAAAAATAGTAAGTGATTTCGGCGGAACACTGGAAGAATGCCCTGATTGGAGCTTCGACGGTTCATCAACCGAGCAGGCACCAGGTGGTTCATCAGATTGCGTGTTGAGGCCTGTTTTTATTTGTAAAGATCCGGGAAGACTTGATGCTTACCTTGTAATGTGCGAAGTGCTTGATTCAACCGGCGTTGCTCATGAGTCAAATGGCCGTGCTACTATCCAGGATGACGATAACGATTTTTGGTTTGGATTTGAGCAGGAATATTTCCTTTGGGATCCTGAAACCAACAAGCCGCTTGGTTTCCCTGCCGGCGGTTACCCCGCGCCGCAAGGCCCTTACTACTGTTCGGTTGGCGCTAATAACGCATACGGCCGTGAAATCGTTGAAGAGCATCTGGACCTTTGCCTTGAAGCTGGCTTAAACGTTGAAGGTATCAACGCTGAAGTTGCTGCCGGACAATGGGAATTCCAGATCTTTGCTAAAGGCGCTAAAGAAGCGGGCGACCAGATTTGGGTTGCACGTTACCTGTTGGAAAGAGTTGGCGAAGCACATGGTGTTTCAATTAACTGGCATTGCAAACCATTAGGTCAGTTAGACTGGAATGGTTCAGGCATGCACGCTAACTTCTCAAACACTACTTTAAGAACTTGCGGCAGCAAAGACATTTACGACAAAATTTGCGAAGCTTTCCGTCCGGCGGTTGCTGAATGTATCGCTGTATATGGTGCTGATAATGATCAGCGTTTAACCGGTAAGCACGAAACTGCTTCCATCCATGATTATAGCTATGGCGTTTCTGACCGCGGTGCTTCTATCCGTATTCCTTTGTACACCGTACAAAAAGGCTGGAAAGGCTACCTGGAAGATCGTCGCCCTAACTCAGCTGCCGATCCGTACAAAGTTGCTGCGGTTATCATCAAAACTGTAAAGTCAGCTAAACTTTAA
- the mdh gene encoding malate dehydrogenase — MKITVVGAGAVGATCADNIARKELAEELILLDIREGFAEGKAIDMMQTAALLEFDTKIKGVTNDYAATADSEVVVITSGLPRKPGMTREELIGTNAGIVKSVTENILKYSPNTIIIVVSNPMDTMNYLTLKTSGLPKNRILGMGGALDSARFKYYLSQELGCSPADLNAVVIGGHGDTTMIPLINHATWNSVPVTQLLSKEQQDKIVAATMVGGATLTKLIGTSAWYAPGAGTAFMVEAIVRDQKKLLSCGVALDGEYGQSDISLVVPVILGKNGFERIVEYKLSDAEQAEFDKSAGAVRNMNQVLYDTNVI, encoded by the coding sequence ATGAAGATAACTGTTGTTGGCGCCGGGGCTGTTGGCGCTACCTGTGCGGATAATATCGCCAGGAAAGAATTGGCCGAAGAATTGATCTTATTAGATATCCGCGAGGGTTTTGCCGAAGGTAAAGCGATCGACATGATGCAGACTGCTGCCCTGTTGGAGTTTGATACCAAAATTAAAGGTGTTACCAATGATTATGCTGCCACAGCCGACTCAGAAGTAGTGGTAATTACATCAGGCCTGCCGCGTAAACCCGGCATGACACGCGAAGAACTGATCGGCACCAATGCCGGCATTGTAAAAAGCGTTACTGAAAATATCCTTAAGTATTCGCCAAACACTATTATTATCGTAGTATCCAACCCTATGGATACCATGAACTACCTTACCCTGAAAACTTCGGGCCTGCCAAAAAACCGTATTTTAGGCATGGGCGGTGCGCTGGATTCAGCAAGGTTTAAATATTACCTGAGCCAGGAATTAGGCTGCTCACCTGCCGACCTTAACGCGGTAGTTATCGGCGGTCACGGTGATACCACCATGATCCCGTTGATCAACCACGCTACCTGGAACAGTGTACCGGTTACGCAGTTATTAAGCAAAGAACAACAAGATAAAATAGTTGCAGCAACAATGGTTGGCGGCGCTACCTTAACCAAACTGATCGGCACCTCTGCATGGTACGCACCAGGCGCAGGTACAGCTTTTATGGTAGAGGCCATTGTACGCGACCAGAAAAAACTGCTTTCGTGCGGTGTTGCCCTTGACGGCGAATACGGACAAAGCGATATTTCGCTGGTTGTTCCGGTTATCCTCGGCAAAAATGGCTTCGAAAGGATCGTTGAATACAAACTAAGCGATGCTGAACAGGCTGAATTTGATAAGAGCGCAGGAGCGGTTCGGAATATGAACCAGGTGCTTTATGACACGAATGTGATTTAA
- a CDS encoding energy transducer TonB — MPEFPGGAGNFGLFLSRNIRYPISARDGNSQGKVIVGFVIEVDGSLSDLRIIQGAGTDLNEEALRVMKLSPKWLPGMQSGRPVRVAYSVPINFTLSRE, encoded by the coding sequence ATGCCTGAATTCCCGGGAGGGGCTGGCAATTTTGGTTTGTTTTTAAGTCGAAATATTCGTTACCCCATCTCCGCAAGGGATGGAAATTCGCAGGGTAAGGTAATCGTTGGATTTGTTATCGAAGTGGATGGTTCGTTATCAGATTTGAGGATTATTCAAGGAGCCGGAACAGATTTAAATGAGGAAGCTTTGCGGGTAATGAAATTAAGTCCCAAATGGCTTCCGGGCATGCAAAGCGGCCGTCCTGTCAGAGTTGCTTATAGTGTGCCGATAAATTTTACTTTAAGCAGAGAATAA
- a CDS encoding energy transducer TonB has translation MQIANYENGDLSGDETDYYPNGKVYCTKTHISDKKTIFNSCLDSTGKVLVENGNGKWLSFEDENFKNYFTGDVINGLPEGDWQGKRNDTINTFEKFQNGKLKCAGSIESSGRRVYYKVDVNPEYPGGLEGFYRFLGTTIRYPPDARDMNIQGTVVITFIVDENGVLGGLFVAKSLSPDIDQEAIRVISLSPKWKPGVYEGKAVPVMYSVPIGFTLSKER, from the coding sequence ATGCAGATCGCAAACTATGAAAACGGGGATTTGAGTGGCGATGAAACCGACTATTACCCCAATGGAAAGGTCTATTGTACAAAAACGCATATCAGCGATAAAAAAACAATATTTAATTCATGCCTGGATTCTACCGGGAAGGTTTTAGTTGAAAATGGCAATGGGAAATGGTTAAGTTTTGAAGATGAAAATTTTAAAAACTATTTTACAGGCGATGTTATTAATGGTTTGCCGGAGGGCGACTGGCAAGGCAAACGTAATGATACAATAAATACATTTGAGAAGTTTCAAAATGGCAAACTAAAATGTGCCGGAAGTATTGAAAGTTCGGGTCGCAGGGTATATTATAAAGTTGATGTCAATCCTGAATATCCTGGCGGCCTGGAGGGATTTTATAGGTTTTTGGGGACAACTATTCGATACCCTCCTGATGCACGTGATATGAATATCCAGGGCACCGTAGTTATAACCTTTATCGTTGATGAAAACGGTGTACTGGGTGGTCTTTTTGTCGCAAAAAGCCTTAGCCCGGATATAGATCAGGAGGCAATACGGGTTATATCACTTTCGCCAAAATGGAAGCCAGGAGTGTATGAGGGTAAGGCCGTGCCAGTTATGTATAGTGTCCCCATTGGCTTTACACTATCGAAAGAAAGATAA
- a CDS encoding gamma-glutamylcyclotransferase family protein — protein MKGNISFLFVYGTLLDTENKYGRHLSNNCVFHSKGRFKGKLYDLGEYPGAIYQPNEAWFVYGDIFILNAPEETLDILDEYEGFGENEQQPNLFVRELIEVETAKTTIKCWSYLFNLPINELKQIISGRYTF, from the coding sequence ATGAAAGGTAACATCTCTTTTTTATTTGTTTACGGCACATTGCTGGATACCGAAAATAAATATGGTCGCCATCTTTCAAACAACTGCGTCTTCCATAGCAAGGGGAGATTTAAAGGCAAACTCTATGATCTTGGCGAATATCCGGGCGCTATTTACCAACCAAATGAAGCGTGGTTTGTTTATGGCGATATTTTTATATTGAATGCCCCAGAGGAGACCCTTGACATACTGGACGAATACGAGGGATTTGGAGAAAATGAACAGCAGCCTAATTTATTTGTAAGGGAGTTGATTGAGGTAGAAACTGCCAAAACGACCATCAAATGCTGGAGTTATCTTTTCAACCTACCCATTAATGAACTCAAACAAATAATATCGGGACGATATACATTCTGA
- a CDS encoding S8/S53 family peptidase: MRKISVLLLILLFGFKAYCQNDYYWSSNKKNLLTVDSSTVVLKTTVANDKVKAINFIKTIPGAAIPAHHFDSVRLFVKYPKKMSLTDVSASFLKNNIKVDELIYAYNYGKVPFVPNGVILCRLKPGITRENIITFFGKGEVEKHFTDQYGVTYITPVHLKKVFALANKLYESGLVEWAHPDFIEKLEQSTNDPNYANQYYLKNTGQTGGTSGVDINVEPAWAIPTGNTTIRVAVIDDGVEAHEDLGTRVQAGYTPLIAAGTGSLGAPASSTAGHGEACAGIIAATKDNAIGIAGICPTALIIPVNIFVGGETSSNIASGINWAWTATQGNADVLSCSWGGGAPADVITSAITSARTSGRGGKGSVVVFAAGNYIPNNVPVAYPASVSGVIAVGAIDKSGNRWNYSPNSPSLVAPSGNINLTGDVYTIDRMGANGFNTTNYMTNFGGTSAACPQAAGVAALMLKINPNLTETQVRTDIINSAYSMGSTVDFGSGRLNAYAAIQASMPVISGVSAFCNTSVLTVSPVPTGATVAWTVSPTGVVNVPTSGSSITISKVSQGWATVTATITGGNAGTLTANYAVTTYPACTAISATMSGPCSNYYQTWYVSATPNMAGATNWHWTVNGTPNGVINIQSPYSQSTYVSVTGGGGIAVTYTDQCGETSHTDGVTIYSPCGKAPAAIVAYPNPASNQLTIQNNTPAMATLADGTIANIQATPAFSVELYNAKGAIIKTGQNTGGGKNIVLNTADVSNGTYYLHVKQGSEVIEQQIIIKH, from the coding sequence ATGCGTAAAATCTCTGTTCTCCTTTTAATCTTATTATTTGGCTTTAAGGCTTATTGCCAAAATGATTATTATTGGTCATCCAATAAAAAAAACCTGCTGACAGTTGATTCGTCCACGGTGGTTCTTAAAACCACGGTAGCCAACGACAAAGTAAAAGCGATAAATTTTATTAAGACAATACCGGGCGCCGCTATCCCGGCGCATCACTTTGATTCAGTTCGCTTATTTGTAAAGTACCCAAAAAAGATGAGCCTGACCGATGTGTCCGCTTCGTTTTTAAAAAACAATATAAAAGTTGACGAATTAATATACGCCTATAATTATGGAAAAGTGCCGTTTGTACCAAATGGTGTGATCCTTTGCCGGCTTAAACCGGGAATAACCAGGGAAAATATCATTACCTTTTTCGGAAAAGGCGAAGTGGAAAAACACTTCACAGATCAATATGGTGTCACCTATATTACACCGGTTCATTTAAAAAAGGTTTTTGCACTGGCCAATAAATTGTATGAAAGCGGCCTCGTTGAATGGGCGCATCCTGATTTTATTGAAAAGCTGGAACAATCAACCAACGACCCTAATTATGCAAATCAATATTACCTTAAAAATACAGGGCAAACAGGCGGAACATCAGGCGTAGATATTAATGTTGAACCCGCCTGGGCTATCCCTACAGGGAATACTACAATCAGGGTAGCCGTAATTGATGATGGCGTTGAGGCACACGAAGATTTAGGTACACGTGTACAGGCAGGATACACCCCTTTAATTGCAGCCGGAACCGGGTCCCTGGGTGCGCCGGCCTCTTCAACTGCCGGGCACGGTGAAGCTTGCGCCGGGATTATCGCCGCGACAAAAGACAATGCAATTGGTATAGCGGGGATTTGTCCAACCGCTCTGATCATCCCTGTTAACATATTTGTGGGTGGCGAAACATCAAGTAATATTGCAAGCGGTATCAATTGGGCATGGACCGCAACCCAGGGAAATGCCGACGTATTGAGCTGTTCATGGGGCGGTGGCGCTCCGGCAGACGTTATAACCAGCGCTATTACAAGTGCACGCACAAGCGGCAGAGGTGGTAAAGGCTCGGTAGTCGTTTTTGCTGCAGGAAATTATATACCCAATAACGTTCCTGTTGCCTACCCCGCAAGCGTAAGTGGCGTTATAGCCGTTGGCGCAATTGATAAAAGCGGCAATCGCTGGAATTACAGCCCTAACTCCCCGTCTTTGGTAGCGCCGAGCGGAAATATTAATTTAACCGGCGATGTATACACCATTGACAGGATGGGGGCCAATGGTTTCAATACAACCAATTACATGACAAATTTCGGAGGCACCTCTGCAGCTTGTCCCCAGGCTGCCGGCGTAGCGGCTTTAATGTTAAAAATAAACCCCAATTTAACCGAAACCCAGGTTAGAACCGATATTATCAACAGCGCTTACTCCATGGGGAGCACCGTAGATTTCGGATCGGGCAGGTTAAATGCTTATGCTGCAATTCAAGCCTCGATGCCGGTTATCAGCGGGGTGAGTGCGTTTTGTAACACATCTGTATTGACCGTATCGCCTGTACCAACCGGCGCTACGGTTGCATGGACCGTTTCCCCTACCGGAGTTGTTAACGTTCCAACTTCGGGCAGCAGCATTACGATATCAAAAGTAAGCCAGGGATGGGCTACAGTAACTGCAACAATTACCGGCGGTAATGCCGGCACGTTAACAGCCAATTATGCTGTCACTACCTATCCGGCCTGCACCGCCATTTCGGCTACGATGAGCGGCCCCTGCAGCAACTATTACCAAACCTGGTACGTATCTGCCACACCCAACATGGCTGGGGCAACCAACTGGCATTGGACGGTTAACGGCACGCCAAACGGTGTTATAAACATCCAAAGCCCCTACTCGCAAAGTACCTATGTTTCGGTAACGGGCGGCGGCGGAATCGCTGTAACCTACACTGACCAATGCGGCGAAACCTCGCACACGGATGGTGTAACTATTTATAGCCCCTGTGGAAAGGCGCCCGCGGCCATAGTGGCCTACCCTAACCCGGCATCTAACCAGCTTACTATTCAAAACAATACGCCAGCCATGGCAACTTTGGCCGATGGCACAATCGCCAACATCCAGGCGACGCCAGCTTTTTCGGTTGAATTGTACAATGCTAAAGGAGCCATAATTAAAACTGGCCAAAATACGGGCGGAGGCAAAAATATTGTATTAAATACTGCCGATGTTAGTAATGGAACGTATTACCTGCATGTAAAACAGGGCTCAGAGGTTATTGAACAACAGATAATTATTAAACACTGA
- a CDS encoding energy transducer TonB, protein MAFIFVHFKREEYLNQNLNSMLKPAFVALICFFLIDAALAQKRDTTVYYLKADGRPTSIVDSADVIITFLSPDTSINKDLFIVQAYYPNGKIKYIANSETNKLKPIDSAIPYYFKPNLQGQYIAYFQNGHKKQIATFENGEQVGDEISYYPNGKFFCMKRCMKNNYLLKSCADSTGAVLSGDGKGKWIDFSDDSFMHYMAGDIKDGFREGKWLGVNSDLVKVFCNYVDNRITSSGYYDESGAEIYNHAEVAPEFPGGQPQLFAYLGGIILKAEQAQGYHVRGRVIVNFIVDELGKLNHIAVKGKFGSEISDELATRIQRSPKWKPGAMNGKPVKVNFTVDFTFNGTMIN, encoded by the coding sequence ATGGCGTTTATTTTTGTTCATTTTAAACGGGAAGAGTATCTTAACCAAAATTTAAACTCCATGCTAAAACCTGCCTTTGTTGCACTGATTTGCTTTTTCCTTATAGATGCTGCATTAGCGCAAAAACGGGATACCACGGTTTATTATCTAAAGGCTGATGGCCGTCCTACTTCTATTGTTGATAGTGCCGATGTCATTATTACCTTTTTGTCTCCCGATACAAGTATCAACAAGGACCTGTTCATCGTTCAGGCCTATTATCCAAACGGAAAGATCAAGTATATCGCTAATTCCGAAACCAATAAACTAAAGCCGATTGATTCTGCAATACCCTATTATTTTAAGCCGAATCTTCAGGGGCAATATATCGCGTACTTCCAAAATGGGCATAAGAAACAAATAGCAACCTTTGAAAATGGTGAACAGGTGGGGGATGAAATATCCTATTATCCCAATGGAAAGTTCTTTTGTATGAAGCGTTGCATGAAAAATAACTATTTGTTAAAGAGTTGTGCAGATTCAACAGGCGCCGTTTTATCCGGGGATGGCAAGGGGAAATGGATTGATTTTAGCGATGATAGTTTCATGCATTACATGGCCGGAGATATTAAAGATGGATTTCGTGAAGGAAAATGGTTGGGTGTAAATAGTGACCTGGTGAAAGTGTTTTGCAATTATGTTGATAACAGGATAACGTCGTCGGGATATTACGATGAATCCGGGGCCGAAATATACAACCATGCTGAAGTCGCCCCTGAATTTCCCGGCGGCCAGCCTCAGTTGTTTGCGTATTTAGGAGGTATTATATTAAAGGCAGAACAGGCGCAGGGGTATCATGTGCGTGGCCGGGTTATTGTCAATTTTATCGTGGACGAATTAGGCAAACTCAATCATATTGCGGTTAAAGGGAAATTCGGCAGCGAAATTAGCGATGAATTAGCCACCCGGATACAGCGCTCGCCGAAATGGAAACCCGGAGCAATGAACGGCAAGCCCGTAAAGGTAAATTTCACTGTTGACTTTACTTTTAACGGCACCATGATTAACTGA
- a CDS encoding TIGR01459 family HAD-type hydrolase, translating to MHRIENFKSIIDKYDIIFFDAFGVIKTYQGLVPGIEKTFEYLEAKGKEYYIVTNDASRSPAQLAESYHRNGLTAITPERIVSSGMLTKEYLDLKVLDGIVAYLGTVDSAHYIESTGLHTLPVSEINNTNIDKVNALIFLDDEGFHWQTELNKAVNILRRRTIPVIVANTDRAYPLSINEVSIAIGGIASMIESVVGKQFIRFGKPDSQMFMFAYDLIREYRQISKKQIVMVGDTLQTDILGGNKFGLDTVLVLTGNTLAKDVDARITSTGIMPTYICENAVVNLGGLGF from the coding sequence ATGCACCGCATTGAAAACTTTAAGTCGATAATTGATAAATACGATATCATCTTTTTTGATGCTTTCGGGGTGATCAAAACCTACCAGGGGCTGGTGCCCGGCATCGAAAAGACGTTTGAATATCTTGAAGCTAAGGGCAAAGAATACTATATTGTAACGAATGATGCTTCGCGCAGTCCGGCACAACTGGCGGAAAGCTATCATCGTAACGGCCTTACCGCAATAACTCCGGAAAGGATCGTGTCATCAGGAATGCTCACTAAAGAATACTTAGACCTGAAAGTGCTCGACGGAATTGTCGCCTACCTTGGCACTGTAGATTCTGCACATTACATCGAATCGACAGGTTTGCACACTTTACCTGTAAGCGAAATCAATAACACCAACATCGATAAAGTGAATGCACTTATATTTCTGGATGATGAGGGTTTCCACTGGCAAACCGAACTCAACAAAGCAGTGAATATTCTCCGCAGAAGGACGATCCCTGTCATCGTTGCCAATACAGACCGTGCCTATCCACTATCGATAAACGAAGTTTCCATCGCAATAGGCGGTATTGCGTCTATGATAGAAAGCGTTGTTGGTAAGCAGTTTATCCGTTTCGGGAAGCCGGATTCGCAGATGTTTATGTTCGCTTATGACCTGATCCGCGAATACCGGCAGATCAGTAAAAAACAAATCGTGATGGTAGGGGATACCCTGCAAACGGATATTTTGGGCGGTAACAAATTTGGTTTAGACACCGTTTTGGTATTAACAGGTAATACCCTGGCTAAGGATGTGGATGCACGGATCACCTCAACGGGCATCATGCCCACCTATATTTGTGAAAATGCTGTGGTGAATTTGGGTGGCCTTGGGTTTTAA
- a CDS encoding glycoside hydrolase 5 family protein, translating to MTISVISNAQTTNGSGLTVWSPEKANAWYARHKWINGANFTPSTAINQLEMWQADTFDPQTIDKELGYAENIGFNAMRVFLHSLAWKEDPKGFKQRVNKYLTIADKHHIQTIFVFFDDCWNANAKPGKQPEPKPGIHNSGWMQDPGRPLVKPADYLALKAYVDDILITFKHDNRVLLWDLYNEPGNSNKNFKSAVLLTKVFAWAHAVNPDQPVSSGMWDWSLEDLNKIQFKSSDVITYHCYDSPESHQRVIQLLKISNRPVICTEYMARLRNSTFENTMPILKKENVGAINWGLVSGKTNTIYAWDTPMPDGSEPKIWFHDVFRRDGTPFNQKETDLIKQLNGK from the coding sequence TTGACGATTTCCGTCATTTCGAACGCTCAAACTACAAACGGATCGGGGCTGACTGTTTGGTCGCCCGAAAAAGCCAACGCATGGTATGCGCGGCATAAATGGATCAATGGCGCTAATTTTACACCAAGTACTGCCATTAATCAACTGGAAATGTGGCAGGCAGATACCTTTGATCCGCAAACCATAGACAAGGAACTCGGCTACGCCGAAAATATTGGTTTTAACGCCATGCGGGTATTTTTACACAGCTTAGCCTGGAAAGAGGACCCCAAAGGATTTAAGCAGCGGGTTAACAAATATTTGACCATTGCCGATAAACATCACATCCAAACTATTTTTGTGTTTTTTGATGATTGCTGGAATGCGAACGCCAAACCCGGCAAACAACCTGAACCAAAACCCGGCATCCATAATTCAGGCTGGATGCAGGACCCGGGCAGGCCATTGGTTAAACCTGCCGACTATCTTGCATTAAAAGCTTATGTGGATGATATTTTAATCACTTTTAAACATGATAACCGCGTTTTATTGTGGGACCTTTACAATGAGCCGGGCAACAGCAATAAAAACTTTAAATCGGCGGTGTTGCTGACCAAAGTATTTGCCTGGGCACATGCGGTTAACCCGGATCAACCGGTAAGTTCAGGAATGTGGGACTGGAGTTTAGAAGACCTCAATAAAATTCAGTTTAAAAGTTCAGATGTGATCACTTATCACTGCTATGACAGTCCTGAAAGTCACCAACGGGTAATACAACTCTTAAAAATCAGCAACCGCCCAGTAATTTGCACCGAGTACATGGCCCGTTTACGGAACAGCACTTTTGAAAACACGATGCCCATATTGAAAAAGGAAAATGTTGGCGCCATAAACTGGGGCTTGGTGAGTGGTAAAACGAATACCATTTACGCCTGGGATACCCCAATGCCGGATGGATCGGAACCCAAAATATGGTTTCACGATGTTTTCAGAAGAGACGGGACGCCATTTAATCAAAAGGAGACAGACCTGATCAAACAACTTAACGGAAAATAA